One genomic segment of Primulina tabacum isolate GXHZ01 chromosome 9, ASM2559414v2, whole genome shotgun sequence includes these proteins:
- the LOC142504324 gene encoding secreted RxLR effector protein 161-like, with protein sequence MKNLGEAKRILGMDITRDRLKKTLSLSQKPKDEKEKEGMQYKPYASGVGSIMSGMVCSRPDLAYVLNIISSFMTNPGSSHWEALKWTLRYLKGTTDVGLIFKKQREDSCPVIGYVVADYTGNLETRKLITGYIFMVYGTALEGYLAVGGGTLHNIS encoded by the exons ATGAAAAATCTAGGAGAAGCAAAGAGGATACTAGGAATGGATATAACCAGAGATCGACTGAAAAAGACTTTAAGCCTAAGTCAG AAACCAAAGGATGAAAAGGAAAAGGAGGGAATGCAGTACAAACCTTATGCTAGTGGTGTTGGGAGTATCATGTCTGGCATGGTATGTAGTCGTCCGGACTTGGCCTATGTCTTAAATATAATCTCCAGTTTTATGACTAACCCGGGATCTTCACATTGGGAAGCATTAAAGTGGACGTTGAGATACCTGAAAGGTACAACAGATGTGGGGTTAATATTCAAGAAACAAAGGGAAGACTCATGTCCAGTAATAGGATACGTAGTTGCTGACTACACAGGGAACCTAGAAACGAGGAAGTTAATAACAGGGTACATATTCATGGTGTATGGGACTGCGTTGGAAGGCTATCTTGCAGTCGGTGGTGGCACTCTCCACAACATAAGCTGA